TTAGATATTCTGAACTTGTTAAGAAAACCGACGAAAGTTTAGTGTACACGCATCACTTGCGAACCAATCAGCTTGTCGAAAGTTTCTTGATGTCGATAGACATTGAAGGTGAGGACGCACTTGGCGGCATTGAGTCCCCATCGCACGACGTTACGGTTACGCAAAACTATGCCAGCGCGAACATGGCTTACTACGCTTCCAATGTCGCATTAGATTCGGATTTCGTCTGTCGATATGCGCTTACCGATGACTTTTTCAATGAAGAAAGGCTGGTTTTCCATGACGTGTCTATGGATAACGCACCGCCATTAACGCTTCACAGCCCTACTTTCAAGCGGAAGCAGCCCGCGCGAGTCATGGAATCCCTTGCGTACAGTGCAATTGTTCCGACATCAGCACAATTAAACCCGCCCAACGGGACTGCTTATCGCGATGTCTTCTTCAAAGGACACGGCACGAACCCCTTTATTGATCCTGAAGACGACAACCAATCAACTTTTGGTATGGATGCCGATAGCGCGTCCTATTCCGTAGTGCGCCGTTATCTCCGAGATGGCTATCTGCCACCGATAGAAGCCGTACGGGTCGAGGAGTTCGTCAACGCTTTTGACTATGACTATACACCGCCAACAGACGACACTTTCGCACTGCATCTTGAGGGCGCACCTTCAAAATTTGGTGAAGGCAAGCGACTCCAGTTGCTACGCATTGGCATCCAAGGACGTGTTGTTCCTGATGTTGATCGCAAGGATGCTATACTCACCTTTGTGATTGATGTCTCTGGTTCAATGAGCTATGAAAATCGGTTGGGGTTGGTGAAAAAGGCATTGCGACTTTTGGTCAAACAACTCCGTCCCGCCGACAAGATTGGCATTGTCGTTTACGGAACAAACGCTCGGGTCATCCTACCGCATACCAGCGTTGTGAATCGTGAACACATCTTGAAAAGCATTGATTCTCTGTGTCCAGAAGGTGTGACAAATGTCGAGGACGGAATTCACAAAGGGTATGAACTCGCTCGCAGGAATTCAGACAGCGATTGCATCAACCGCGTGATTCTCTGTTCAGACGGCGTTGCGAACGAGGGTGTAACATCCGCAGAAGCACTACTCAAGCAAATCCGTAACTATGTTGATGAAGATGGCATCTTCTTAACCACAGTCGGCTTCGGCATGGAGAATTACAACGATGTCCTGATGGAAAACTCGCGAAGAAAGGCAACGGAAATTACGCCTATGTGGATACCCTTAGCGAGGCGCGTCGTATCTTCGTCGAGAATCTCACCGGTACCTTGCAGATTATCGCGAAAGACGCAAAGGTACAGGTCAAGTTCAATCCAGACACCGTGCGATCCTTCCGGCTGATTGGTTATGAAAATCGCCAGATGAAACATGAGGATTTCCGAAACGATGCGGCGGATGCTGGAGAGATCGGATCCGGACACAGCGTCACTGCACTCTATGAAGTTAAACGCAATAAAGGTGTTGATACAGGTAGACTCGCTAAAGTCTCTATACGGTATGAAGACCCCGATACACAGAAAGTAACGGAAGTCAGCGAGAAATTCCGTGTTGAAGACCTTAAAAACCAGTTTGAGGGCACTTCACTCGGATTTCAGTTTGCCGCCACTGTCGCGCAATTTGCTGAAATTCTACGAGAGAGCGTCTGGGCGAAAAATGGTTGTTTGAAGACCGTCCATCAGACGCTTAAAGGCATCTTGCAACAGCATCCAAAGGTTGCCGCAAAAGATGAAACGCAAGCCGAGAAACGCGGGGATGAATTGTTAGCACTCGTGCGGAACGCAAGGTGCATTAAAGAACAGGAACAAGCAAGTTAGGGCATCCGGTGCATGTTCCTATCATTGACGAAACGGTTTTCTCAGTTGCGTCTGCATAAGTCGCTCTAAAATTTGCAGGCGCAACGCCGTTTCAACAGCTGCAACTTCAGGTTTTCCAGCGAGATTATTTGTCTCATTCGGATCGTTTTTCACATCAAACAACAGATAAACTTCGCCATCTTTGTTGAGCGCAGCCTTCCATTCCTGATTTAGCAGCATAATCTCGCCCTCTATCTCAGCAATTGCGAAATCACGGTGCGTCACTTCGGAGTTCGTTAGCACTGGACACAACGATTGCCCGAACTGACGATGCTCCAGTTCACCACCTGCCATTTCAACAAGCGTTGGACCGATATCAATCCATTCCACAGGACTATCACAAATACTACCAGTGTTTGTGCTATCGGGGGTACGAACGAGTAGCGGGATTCGAACTGCGCCGTTGAGGAAGTTGCTTTTATAAATGAGTCCATAGTCTCCGTTCATCTCACCGTGATCGGAGGTATGGACAATGACTGTGTTTTCAAGTTCGCCGCGTGCTGCAATTGTATCAAGGATTTCACCAATTTGTGCATCAATAAGTGTGACATTGCCTGCATAATTCGCACGGAGCCTACCGATTTCACCGGGTTCAAACGCTGGATTCATCCGCTGCATAACCCTATCCAAATGTCCTTGCGGACGTTCTCCGGCAGGTGGACGCGGGACCGCTGGCGGCATCTCCTTCGGATCATACATGCTGGCGTAAGGTTCTGGTGTATCCCAAGGCTCATGTGGTCCGCCGAAGCTCACCCAACAGCACCAAGGTTCCTCTCGATTGTAGTTCTGGAGGTATTGCTTCGCCTGTTGTCCGACGTAGACATCGGCGTAGTCTTCAAGTCCTAACGTTGATGGGCGCACGAGATACGGTTTCGTGCTAAACCGTTCACGATAGTCAGCGCGGTAGCCATCCCAAAGTCCTTTCGCCTCCCATTCCGCTGTCATGTGTGACAGGACGTTCGCGCTTGCCCGCGGCCCACCGATTTCATTCACATCATCTAACCCATAGGCATTCATTAACCCCTCGCGCTCACGCAAGTCCCCACCGTGTGGATGTAGATGCGTTTTGCCGAAAAGACTCGTCCGGTAACCCGCGTCTCGCACCGCTTGCATCCATGTCGGCGTTTCAGCAGGCATCTGATGCTGCATATTGTTCCAAACGCCGGTGTTATGCGGATATAAACCTGTCGCTAAGCTCAACCGTGTCGGAATGCAAACCGGCGAGGTTGTAACACAATTCGTAAATTGAACACCTTCGCTTGCAATACGATCCAAATTCGGAGTCTGCACCCAATCACCACTGCAACCCATCGCGTCCCACCGCTGCTGGTCTGTCATGACTAAAAGAATATTCGGACTTCCCATCTTTAACCTCGTTCGATTCCTGCTTCCGTAAAGGCGTTTGATAATGTCTCGTAAGAGAGTGTCGCAGCAGCGAGCGGATCGTAGTCTTCGCGTGCTTGCACCATGAAACTCACCTCAGCGGTGATGAACCCCTCATAACCGTGTGCTTGCATCTTCTTGAGGTAGTCAACATAATCAAAAGTGCCTTCGCCGGGGATGAGGAACTCAAAGTCCGGGGCAATACCGCGCTGATCCTTGACATGCGTGTGCGCTGAAACCGCTGCCAGTGCCGACACCGTTTCTTCTGTCGGCATACCGACAATATCAAAATGGCTGATGTCGAAGTTAACCTTGAGATATGGCGAATTGACGATTTCCAAGAGTTCAAGCACTTTCGCTGGTGTGTCAATGATTGCCCCGATGTGCGGTTCCATAGCGATCGTAACGCCGCGCAATGCCCCGTAATCGACAAGTGCTCCTATCCGTTCCGCGAGGAAATCTTTGTTTCTGTCCCAATCGTCCGGTTTCCCGCCGGGGGTCGTGTTAACTGCAGGCAGTTCATCCCCTTGTGCGAGTTCGACAGCAAGATCAACGCCACCTTTCAGCCGCCACATATTCTTCGCATGTGCATCAGGGTCTGTTTCGAGTAAACTGGAATGTGCTGCGATTGCTGGCAATGCTAAGTTATGCTGCTTTAACAGAGACGCAATTCGTTTCCGTTCCGCAGCATCAAGCGTGCTGAGTTCAGTCGTAAACCGAGGAATGATGGTAAGTTCAACGCCATCGTATCCAAGGTTCGATAAATGGGAGATGGCGGTATCAATAGGGACAGTAGGCATTCCCCATGTACTATATCCAAGTTTCATTTTTTAATTTTTCCTTGCGGTTAAATAGTGTGGATTTGAACTTTAGCACCCTTTTCTTAAGTCCGCCCTCCACTACGTTACGGGCTACAGGTTTTGTACGATGAAGAGGGTTTCATGATGGTTTCTGGTGAAATTCACGTCCGACGCTAAGTGGTACGTCCGATCCACCAAAAATCTGTGCGAAATGAAATTATGCCTTAAATGGCATAATTTGTCTTTGCTTTACATTTGGAGCACAGTGCAGAAACTTAATAGTTAGAGGATGTCAAAAGATTGAACCGATCCAATCGTTTATTAGGAAATCGACCCGTTGAATGAGCAAAGCGACACGTCCCATAACCGTGTTACCGAACGCTGAACCGAACCCTATCATGAGGAAGGCGATGCCGACCTTTGAAATCCATTTGAGGGGACCTCTGTGTTCTACGGAAAAGAAGAAATAAGTGAGAGTACAAATGACACCAATAACCATAAGAACTGCCTCAAAAATGCCCCAGCCAGAGAGAGTACCCGCATGAACTGCTGCAAATGGTTCAACTGTTCCGCGCGTCTGCTCGAAAATACTAGCTCTCAACACATTCGGTATTGAAAGACCTGCTCCAAACCCGATCAAGATAGCAGTTGGGTATCGAATCAACCAAGTGTGGCGGGGAGACACCCCACTGAAGAATAGCAAACCGACTCCAATCGGAATCAGTTTCCACAATCCACTCCAGCCTGCTTCTCGAGGCACGCCTGGCCAAAACGGTTTCACTGCTGCCCAGAACGGCTCCCAAGCGAAAGGAATAAACCCTTGGTGAACGGATAGAACGATACCGTAACCAACAGACATACCTACAAAGAGGTGTTCTGCAAAACGATAAAACGGGTTATCCTTATATAGGAAACTGTAGATACAAAGCGTCAGTAACGCTGCGATCCAGATACCAAAAATTTCCATTAATTTATCCCTCCCGTCGGCGTTGAATGAAGAATACAATGTTGCCGATAATGACTAATCCCAGAATTAATACATGCACTGGAGAAGCATTGTTTATCCCTTGTGTTCCCTTTTCTGGTACACCGATAAGTTTCTCATATTCGGAGGCTCCCAAATAGCCAGGCATTAATCCGACTAACTGATTGGTTTGAAGGTAAGGGTACATATTGGAAACAATAACGCCAGTAACCCCAGCGGCAATCTGTTGATTATATTTCACATTGACATAAGTGATCCAGAGATCAGTCGTACTACCAGACGCGAGGTCCAAGATGAGGTCAATTTGGTCATAATTGGTGATATCTTTCATCATTGAGATCTCTGTAAGGGGTGTGTTTGTATAATCTTTCTCAAAGACACTTCCAATGCTGATTCCCATCCGAAGCATAACCTGTTCGCCTCCAGGGCGAAATCCGAGGAAGACATAATCGTCGCCGTTGACTGCACCTGTCTCTTCTGCAACCTCCGTTATCAATGTATCGGCGAGGGTTGGCGCAAACGGATAAAGGGTCATCCCAATGACACGGACATTTTTATCAAAGCAATGTCTTAGAACAGCTTTTGCCATAGGATTGAGTTCCGGTAAAGAGGAGGGACCATAATCGAAAGCAATCATGATAGTCGACCCAGCGGGAAGCGCGTCAATGTAATCGTAGATTTTCTGTGTCGGTTCGGAAACGTTGATTGGCAAATTGAGTGGTAAAAGCGTTGGAATGATAACCGCCAGTGCAACAAAAATAAAAATAAGTCGTCGGTCGAGATTCATCAATTTACTGAGCATTCTCTTAATCTCCCCCGCCTATGTAAGAGCGTTCGATCCCGAGTATAAGCCGAATAGCTTGTGAAATCACCCCTAAACTGACACCGAGGATAATCCCTCGCCTGGCAGAAAGATTCGGGTTTCCCAAAATCCATTGCCGAGCTTCTGAAGCACCGTTGTCCCATGGCAACCAGGATAGAACTGTATTCCAAATCAGATCACCAACAGGGACATTTCCGATTAACACAATCATTGCAGAAATTAAGAGTAATGAGGCTTCAAACGTCCGGGCGCGGAAGGCACGGAATGCTGCAGAAGCAATTAAAAAGGCAAGGAGCGAGAACATTGTCGCATCCAGAGGGACTTGAACGTTGTTGAATAACCACGCAAATGCTGGATGCTGCGGTCCAAATGGAAGCCCTATAACTACCATTGTCAGAAGTCCCGCAAAGACAACAAAACTGTATTGCCAATGCTCTGTGCGGCGGCGAATACGTATCACATGGGTTTGGACGAGCGTTATTGTTCCTACGGCAAGCGCAAAAGGCGACATAATTAGTGCCCAATAAACGACCTCATCGTAAATCGATTGAGAGAACGAATGTGGGCTGAACTGCGTAAAACACATCACAACGCCGAAAAGAAAACAGAGCACTAAGGGGACTTGTCGTTTCATAAACATCTCCTCAGTGTTACAGGCTTGAAGATTGCATATAGATGATGTTGAGCCTTCATGGTACCTCCTAATTGACTCGCTGTAAGAGCGTTGTTATCCAAGTAATACCGGATAGTTCAAGGATTACGCCGAGGGCGATAGCACCGAAGATGAGTACCTTTCCCCAATCTTGTCCTCGAAGACTTCCAAGGAGCATCGGTTCTTTCGAGAGGTAAGCACTTGCTGCGTAGAGTTCTTCACCAATTAGGGTGTAATCACAGGCAGCAATGAAGAAAGGAAGTTGGTGCTCAGAGTCTGTTCCCGCAATCTGTATAGCACCGATAGAATTTCCAGTTTCGGCGAGGATAAGCGATTCGGCAGCGAAAGAGCCTTGTAAAAATACTGTCGCTGGTTTCTCACGAACCATGATACCATCAACACCCGCAGCATAAGCGAACTGGTCTTCCGTGAGAAAAAAGATATTCTCCTCGTTGTAAGCATCTGGATGGCCTTCCTCAAGGTACGCAGTTTTCACCATCTCTCGCACAACGTTCATCACAATCGGGTCATTGCATGGCACACGTAGCGGGGTCTCATAGTCAGCAGTTCGCCGCGCGACTTGCGCTAAAATCGTCATACTGGCAACAGTCGCCACGCCACTGACACCACCTAATCCCAATACATACAGAATTGAACGCCCCATCTCCGTGGCTCTCCCGATGGCTTCATCTACTGCCTCAAGTCCAGGAATGCGACGGACAAATACCTCTTTGCCGCTTCGCGCATTATAGATATTCCAAACAATCGCTGCAGAAAAAAGAAGCATGGCGATAAACAGCGGGGTCTTTTCGGTATGAAACCATTCCCCTGTCCCTTTAACCGGGGCAGTCTGTTCAGAATCTACAGTCGCCTCTGTTTCGGAAATAACACGCACAATGTAGGTGTAAATGTTTCCTTTTTCAATAGCGGAATCGACATAAGTCGTTGTTCCAGCAGGCAACAGTTCACCGATTTCTTCAAGCTCGCCATCTGCTATCTGCCGTAGGATTTGATAGCCGCTGATGCCGGTATCCTCAGCTGCTGCATCCCACTTAATAGTAATGCTGGAGCCATCGTCGTTCGGCGTATCCACCGCCGTGACATTTGACGGTACGATAGGTTCCCCTTGGCTGAACGCAGTCTCGATGCTTAGGCATAAAACCAAGCAGATGGCTATCCATTGAATTGTTTTTATCATAAATGTTATATTCCTCGAGAGTGGTTATCAGTTTACTTCGCGGTGAGAATACGCTGCGCTTTCAGTTATCAGTTAAAGAATGCCTCGCAATGTGCTAACTGAGTACTGAAAGATTTTTCGCAGAAAAATCGTACTGAAAACTGACAACTATTAAAAACATTGTGATATGGCTTCTAAAACGTGCTGATCGTCTACATCGTTTCGGATGACTACCTCCCCAATACGCGTCGGTAGAATGAGGCGGAGTTTACCACCGAGCGTCTTTTTGTCTAAATACATAGCATCACATATTGCTTCTGGGGTCAGGTCGGGCGGGAACGTAAGCGGCAATTTCGCACGGTTTAAGAGCGTGCGTTGCCGTTGAAAATCGGTTTCAGAGAACATCCGCAAATTAACCGCCAATTGCGCAGCACAATTCATACCGATAGAGACGGCTTCGCCGTGACGGTATCTGTTGTAGTGCGTCAGTGTTTCAAGCGCGTGGCCAAACGTATGTCCATAGTTAAGCACCATCCGCAACCCGCTCTCTTTCTCATCTTTCGCGACGACTTCCGCTTTGTTGACGCACGCGCTTGCGATCATCTCAATAAGCGTTGTGTCTTCTAAATTTAGGATAGCGTCGAGTTTTTCCTCAACCATTTCAAACAACGGTTCATCGCGGATGACCCCCATTTTGATAACTTCAATAAGTCCTGAACGAATATCGCGTTGTGGTAAGGTTCTGAGCGTATCTACGTCAATGAGTACCAATTTCGGTTGATGAAACGCGCCGATGAGGTTCTTGCCCTTCGGATGATTAATCGCTGTCTTGCCACCAACACTCGCATCAACTTGTGCCTGTAGCGTTGTTGGGATCTGAACGTAAGAGATACCACGCATATATACCGCCGCTGCAAAACCGCCCAAATCACCGATGACACCGCCACCGAGCGCAATAAGTGTTGAACCACGGTCGAGTTGGTGTGCAATCAAACTATCCTGTATCCGAGAGAACTGTGCCAACGATTTGCTTTCTTCACCAGCAGGTGCCTCTATTGTGCTTACATCAAATCCCGCATTTTTAAGGCTTTGGTGAACAGCAGGCATATATTGTGATTTAACAAATGAATCCGAAACGATAAGCACCTTTTGGGATTTGGTATGTGACGTAAGCAGTTCGCCAACCCGATTAAGAAGCGCGCCTCCGATAATGATCGGATAGCTATTATCCCCGAGTTCTACGCGTAAAGTTTTCGTCATTTTGAGGTCCTGACACTTTGTGCAAATACCCGTTTGATATATCCCATAATTTCTCCGAAGGAGCGGCCTGTTGTTTCCACCATATAATCGGCTGTTGCATAATAGGGGTGCCGTTCTTCGAGCATAGTTCTAATCTTCGTGAGCGCATCGGGAGTTTGAAGCAGCGGCCGGTGTGACTGATGTCGAACCCGTTGATAGATTTCCTCTGCTGTCGCATTTAGACAGAAGACGATACCGTTACGTTTAAGTGCTACCATATTCGCTTCTTTTAGAACCACACCGCCGCCCGTAGAGATGACGTAACTATACAGATTTGACACTTTACGGACGGCTTCGCTTTCCAATTCTCGAAAAGCCGGTTCGCCATCTTCCGCGAAGATGTCACTGATACGTCGCCCACTATCGCGTTCAATGACATCGTCAGTATCCACATAGCGCATCCGGAGTTGCATGGAAAGCCGTCTACCTATAGAGGTTTTCCCGGTCCCCATAAAACCGACAAGCACAATGTTGGGTTTCCTTTTTTCCTGACGTTTCACCGGTTCTCCACCTTTATTGCGACTGTTACCGTAACTCTGTTGGGGCGATTTAAAATCGGGTCCCATCCGTTACTGGGAAAGGATTTACTGACAACTGAAAACTATTATACCGCTTTTAAAAAATATTGTAAAGGGTTTTGCATGAATTTTTGAGGTATGGTATAATTACGGCTAACTGGGAAGCCGATCACATCTAAAAGGAGAAAGCAGATGCCACGACAACTTAGGATGGTACGTCCCAATTTGGAAGATTTACCGGCGTTAGAACTTCCGACAGACTACGGTATGCGCACTTATCAGAAAGGCGATGAGGCACACTGGGCACGTATTATCAGTGATTCGTTTGGTGGCAGGGAGCGTACTGCACAGGACACGGAGAACGAGATTACGGGCAGAGATGTTTTTATCCCCGAAGGTTTCTACTTCGCAACCCATCGAGGGGTTCCTGTCGGAACTGCTTGTGCCTGGCGGCAATCTGTAGATGAAAAAGATGTCGGATACGTACACATGGTAGGCGTTGTCGGTGAACACACCGGACACAAACTCGGAAAATGGGTTTCACTTGCTGTTCTCTCCTACTTTCGGGACAACGGGTTCAAATGTTCTATGCTTGACACCGACGATTTTCGTATCCCTGCCATTAAAACCTATCTGAATTTAGGGTTCATACCCGTTTATGTTGAAAAAGGGCAACCAGAGCGATGGTCGGATATCTTTGAGAAATTGGGACTTCCGTCAATGTCAGCACAGATCCTAAACGCCAAAGAAACACTCCCTACAGAACTATGGACGAAGGTCTCACGGTAAAAATACAGTGGAAGATCAACTCAGAATGGTCCTGCACAGTTTAGAAAAACTACCGAGACTCCAGTGTCCTGATGGCTATTACATCCGAACCTATAAAAAAGGGGACGAAGCATATTGGGCACACATAATGGACAGGTCGTTTGTAGACCAAGGCAGAACTACCGAAGATACGTATGCTAATGTTATCAACCAACCTAACTTTGATCCGAACGGTCTCTGCTTTGTTATCCACAAGGACACACCTATCGGCACAGCATGCGCTTGGAATAGGCACCTCCGTGGTAAACCGATCGGTTACATTGATATGCTCGCTGTGCTGCCAGAACACACTGGACATAAGCTCGGAAAGTGGCTAACAGTGTTTCTCCTTCACTATTTTAAAGCGCAGCACGTGTCGTCCGTGATGTTGGACACCGACGATTTTCGCCTACCCGCAATCAAAAATTATCTCAATCTCGGTTTTGTTCCAGTTTATGTCCGTGAAAACCATGTACTGCGTTGGCGGAATGTCTTTGAAAAACTGGAGTTTCTCCAAGCATGAGATGGCTTCTCGCGGTAAAAAACTGTTTTAGTTCACCCGACAACTTTGTTATAGCCGCGATCCTCATCAGCGGTTTCGGTTTGCGGATCGTCGGTCTAAACGTTGGATTACCCGATACACCCGATCCACGTGAGGTGATTATTGCACAAGATGTGCTGAACCTCATTCACTTCACAGCACCACCACAAACCTACAACTGGCCCGGAACGGCGTGGTTTTATATCGTTGCTGCGGTAGGCAAATTGCTCTCAATCGGCGGTTGGCATCTAACGGAAGCCCGCGTCATCCTATTGGCGCGCTGTATCAATACCCTCTTATCCGCTGCCACACTCTGGTTCACCTATTCTATTGGAAAACACGCGGAGAACAGACGCGTGGGACAAATTGCCGCAGGGCTGCTTGCAGTCTCTATGTTGCATGCCACTAACGAATTGCGTTTCGCACTTGTTGACATTCCCGCAACCTTCTGCGTGACGCTTTTTCTCTGGCGTGTCGTGCGTGCGCGCGTTTCTTCAGCGATATTCACATTCCCGACGGCAGTGTGGCTCGGTATCATTGCTGGAGTCGGTTGCGCAGTCAAATTTACGACCATTTTCGCCTGTCTTTCCCTGTTTATTTTTATCCGGAGTGAGCATTTTTACAGAAGACTCGCAACAGTCATTGGTATTTCAATCTTAACCTTTACGTTCCTCTGTCCTTATTGGCTCATCGATCTGATTTCGCCAACGTGGAATCTCTTCTTTGAGGATTTCTGGTATGAAACTACGCACTACCACCGAGGGCACTTCGGTCTCATTTCCACAGCAGAAGCGGGGTTGTTACAACGGTTTGTCTATCTATGGGTACTTTTGAAATGGGGGATGGGGTTGCCACTCGCACTCCTCGTCGCTTTTGGGACACTGCGTGCAATTATTTCGCTTAAGGGCAAAACTGGCGGTGCTCCTATATTGGAAACACTTCTACTTGCTTTTGTTATTCCGTATCTACTATTTATTGGGATACACAAGGTCAAGTTCATTCGTCATCTACTGATACTTTATCCTGCACTCATGGTCCTTGCTGCTATCGCAGTCGCACGCGTCCCGAGTGTTGTAGAGCGTCTTTCCAAGTTCGCATACAGCGGTTCGCCGCATCTTGTAGAAGAAAGACCCAGGAGGCACAATATATTTGGAAAATGGGGATATGGTGTCGTGGTTGGTATCGTTGTGGCTTATTCGTTCGTTTATACTGCCGCTTTTGCCGCTGTGATGCTTGCACAACCGACCCGAATTGCAGCATCCGAATGGATATCCGCGCATATTCCACCGGAGGAAGTTATTGTGAGTGCACCAGTAACCATATTCAACTGGCTTTTACCCGATTTAGATTTAGAGGTGGTAGATCAAGAAGCAGAATGGGTACTTATCGTCATGCCGGACCTTGAGGTGTTCCAAAAATATCAACTGCATCCTCAAGGCTATCAAGATGAAGATTGGTACCCGATTGGCGAGATTGAATTGGAAGAGACAGTGGCGTTCTATACGCGAATCTTGGCGGAAGACAGCCCGTATGAATTGCGCAAAACCTTCCGGTGTACACCAGAATTCCTTGGCATCCGAATATCCGATACCGGTGCCCCGTTCCCGATGCGTGCCCTCGCGCATCCTGAAATCTTGCTTTATCGCCGTCGCCACTAAAGTGTAAGATTTCCAGTCCGAAAACTTTGATGTAATCTGTGCGACATTTACATCAACGGTGGTTTGAAATATTTCTTCTGAATAGGTACGATTGTTGATAGAATCTGATGAAGCACATCCGCTGCGACGTTATCAGCATCAATAATCCGAATGAGTTCTTGCGGATAGTGGTCAATCAGTGGTTCAGTTTCCCATTTGTATAGATCCCAGCGGTATCGAACGACGACTTCCTCGGAATCGTCAATCCGGTTTTCCTTCAGTGAGCGCCCGCGAATCCGCTTAAACATCACCTCTCGGTCTTCGCAGACCATAAAGATGACTTTAAAGATCGTGGTATACGGTTTTATTAATGCAGCTTGTGTGATGTTCCGTGGAATGCCGTCGAGGATGAGCAGATCGCGTTCTGGCGTGTAAAGTCCATCACGCACCTTCGTCTCCATGTAGTCCTGCCAAATTTTGATTGTAATGTCGTCTGGGACTAACTTACCGATGCCAGCGCATTGCTGGAAAATCTGCCCACATTTGGAATTGGTATCAAGTTCTCGGAACATATCCCCGCTGGAAACATGGAAGATACCCGGAATTTGTGCCAGCATCTTGCCTTGTGTTCCCTTACCAACACCGGGGGGACCGACAAGCATCACTGCTTGATAGCGAAGTCCATCCGCCTCGTGTAGAGGGCTCTTATCCGTTGTCATGTCTGTTTTTGTCCTCTGCCGCCTTATGACTCTCCGTTGAGTTGACGCGCTGTGCATACGTCGCAACGGCGCGTCTACAATAGATACTACACACCGATCAGGTGTTCAAGAATATAGAAATCCAAGCCTTCATAGTCTCGCGCTGCGATAAACTCCTGTTCAACTTTTTTATCATACGTCCGTACTTTCTCAAGTAGGTTAAGGAAGGTTCTTCGGCTGCTCAATAGATGTTTGGTTGAGATGTCGCGCGGTTGTGTTCGCATGACTTTCACATCCAATCCAATGAATTCACCGTTTCTGCCGTATCCGTTCTCTTCAAGGACCCGGACTTGATTAAATGCCCGTCGCAAATTGACAGACCCGAACGCCTTATCCTGGTCGAATTTAAGTCCGTTCTGGTCGTTAAGGTGTACGCTCCAAAGTTTCTTATGATGCAGCGCGTATCCCATTTCGTCAGATGGTTCTAACCCTGCCAGAATAGCATGTGCGCTTTCAATTAATCCACCAACCCGTTCCGGCACATCGCTCGCATACGCCAACCCGATGGCGTGTCCAATCGTCGGAATATAGGCAATGTCCATCGGTTCATTCGGTTTCGGTTCAATCAGAATGCGGATTTC
This region of Candidatus Poribacteria bacterium genomic DNA includes:
- a CDS encoding von Willebrand factor type A domain-containing protein; amino-acid sequence: MNHLEFYTLARSLFVPSETQASHFQKLMVERYHVNVSIDDNRLATTEVDLVFSNPNNVPIGGLFLFPLPAGAKQKNTEIRISGNLTEPQLLRQQKLTEFYKRILQAQDLQMLQTIGTSALQVEIPPIPDNSECRVQIRYSELVKKTDESLVYTHHLRTNQLVESFLMSIDIEGEDALGGIESPSHDVTVTQNYASANMAYYASNVALDSDFVCRYALTDDFFNEERLVFHDVSMDNAPPLTLHSPTFKRKQPARVMESLAYSAIVPTSAQLNPPNGTAYRDVFFKGHGTNPFIDPEDDNQSTFGMDADSASYSVVRRYLRDGYLPPIEAVRVEEFVNAFDYDYTPPTDDTFALHLEGAPSKFGEGKRLQLLRIGIQGRVVPDVDRKDAILTFVIDVSGSMSYENRLGLVKKALRLLVKQLRPADKIGIVVYGTNARVILPHTSVVNREHILKSIDSLCPEGVTNVEDGIHKGYELARRNSDSDCINRVILCSDGVANEGVTSAEALLKQIRNYVDEDGIFLTTVGFGMENYNDVLMENSRRKATEITPMWIPLARRVVSSSRISPVPCRLSRKTQRYRSSSIQTPCDPSG
- the aroB gene encoding 3-dehydroquinate synthase, producing MTKTLRVELGDNSYPIIIGGALLNRVGELLTSHTKSQKVLIVSDSFVKSQYMPAVHQSLKNAGFDVSTIEAPAGEESKSLAQFSRIQDSLIAHQLDRGSTLIALGGGVIGDLGGFAAAVYMRGISYVQIPTTLQAQVDASVGGKTAINHPKGKNLIGAFHQPKLVLIDVDTLRTLPQRDIRSGLIEVIKMGVIRDEPLFEMVEEKLDAILNLEDTTLIEMIASACVNKAEVVAKDEKESGLRMVLNYGHTFGHALETLTHYNRYRHGEAVSIGMNCAAQLAVNLRMFSETDFQRQRTLLNRAKLPLTFPPDLTPEAICDAMYLDKKTLGGKLRLILPTRIGEVVIRNDVDDQHVLEAISQCF
- a CDS encoding DUF3520 domain-containing protein, with amino-acid sequence MRSFRLIGYENRQMKHEDFRNDAADAGEIGSGHSVTALYEVKRNKGVDTGRLAKVSIRYEDPDTQKVTEVSEKFRVEDLKNQFEGTSLGFQFAATVAQFAEILRESVWAKNGCLKTVHQTLKGILQQHPKVAAKDETQAEKRGDELLALVRNARCIKEQEQAS
- a CDS encoding sulfatase-like hydrolase/transferase, giving the protein MGSPNILLVMTDQQRWDAMGCSGDWVQTPNLDRIASEGVQFTNCVTTSPVCIPTRLSLATGLYPHNTGVWNNMQHQMPAETPTWMQAVRDAGYRTSLFGKTHLHPHGGDLREREGLMNAYGLDDVNEIGGPRASANVLSHMTAEWEAKGLWDGYRADYRERFSTKPYLVRPSTLGLEDYADVYVGQQAKQYLQNYNREEPWCCWVSFGGPHEPWDTPEPYASMYDPKEMPPAVPRPPAGERPQGHLDRVMQRMNPAFEPGEIGRLRANYAGNVTLIDAQIGEILDTIAARGELENTVIVHTSDHGEMNGDYGLIYKSNFLNGAVRIPLLVRTPDSTNTGSICDSPVEWIDIGPTLVEMAGGELEHRQFGQSLCPVLTNSEVTHRDFAIAEIEGEIMLLNQEWKAALNKDGEVYLLFDVKNDPNETNNLAGKPEVAAVETALRLQILERLMQTQLRKPFRQ
- a CDS encoding sugar phosphate isomerase/epimerase; the protein is MKLGYSTWGMPTVPIDTAISHLSNLGYDGVELTIIPRFTTELSTLDAAERKRIASLLKQHNLALPAIAAHSSLLETDPDAHAKNMWRLKGGVDLAVELAQGDELPAVNTTPGGKPDDWDRNKDFLAERIGALVDYGALRGVTIAMEPHIGAIIDTPAKVLELLEIVNSPYLKVNFDISHFDIVGMPTEETVSALAAVSAHTHVKDQRGIAPDFEFLIPGEGTFDYVDYLKKMQAHGYEGFITAEVSFMVQAREDYDPLAAATLSYETLSNAFTEAGIERG